From the genome of Alphaproteobacteria bacterium, one region includes:
- a CDS encoding pantetheine-phosphate adenylyltransferase, with protein MREALAYSPHIAVYPGSFDPITYGHLDIIHRAATLVDQLIIAVGTNPRKDALFSLAERQEMVEKSIESLEGIDQSKITVIPFEGLLVEFAKSQSARSIIRGLRAVSDFDYEFQMASMNRKICDHLETVFLMSSDHMQFVASSLVKEIAHMGGDISRFVPKWVEQAIHRKID; from the coding sequence ATGAGAGAAGCTTTGGCTTATTCTCCACATATCGCAGTATATCCAGGTTCTTTCGATCCCATCACGTATGGCCACCTTGATATCATCCACCGGGCGGCCACGCTGGTTGATCAGCTGATCATCGCTGTGGGCACCAATCCAAGAAAAGACGCCCTCTTTAGCCTTGCTGAAAGGCAAGAAATGGTTGAAAAATCTATTGAATCTCTAGAGGGTATTGATCAATCCAAAATTACGGTTATCCCGTTTGAGGGGCTATTGGTTGAATTTGCTAAAAGCCAATCAGCCCGCAGTATTATCCGGGGCCTCCGGGCTGTTTCTGACTTTGACTACGAGTTTCAGATGGCGTCCATGAATCGAAAGATTTGTGATCACCTTGAAACCGTTTTTCTGATGTCTTCCGACCACATGCAGTTTGTGGCTTCAAGTTTGGTTAAAGAAATTGCTCACATGGGGGGCGATATCAGCCGGTTTGTACCCAAATGGGTAGAGCAAGCCATTCATAGGAAAATAGATTAA
- a CDS encoding rod shape-determining protein RodA: MLFHNLKKMNKTLLVLMLAFVGLGLALLYDAAGGDVSPWAQNQLIRFLIGIGIFLIIVYSPIQFWIKYAYSLYCIAILLLLSVLVMGHIGMGAQRWLRIGPINIQPSEIMRVSLILSLACYFHRRTHEEIQKLSTLFVPLLMILIPAALVAKQPDLGTAIMIVASGVLMLFIAGVPKRVFIISGGAILALIPVAWNFLHTYQKKRVLTFLNPERDPFGAGYHIMQSKIALGSGGIFGKGFMAGTQSHLNFLPEKQTDFIFTLFAEEFGFVGSLVLLSGYFMLIITGIYVGLRCQSSFCRLMAVGLSGTIFLYVFINIAMVIGLLPVVGVPLPFISYGGTAMWTLLISLGFIINADINKDQRLQRYY, from the coding sequence ATGTTATTTCATAACTTAAAAAAAATGAATAAAACCCTTCTTGTTTTAATGTTGGCCTTTGTTGGTCTTGGCCTTGCCTTATTATACGATGCAGCCGGCGGCGATGTATCACCTTGGGCACAAAATCAATTGATCCGATTTTTAATTGGCATCGGGATTTTTTTAATAATCGTTTATAGCCCGATTCAGTTCTGGATCAAATATGCCTATAGCCTCTACTGCATCGCGATTTTATTGCTGTTATCAGTCCTCGTGATGGGACATATAGGGATGGGGGCGCAACGATGGCTAAGAATAGGCCCCATTAATATTCAACCTTCAGAGATCATGCGGGTTTCTCTCATTTTATCTTTGGCGTGCTATTTTCATCGTCGGACCCATGAAGAAATTCAAAAACTATCAACACTCTTCGTTCCCCTGTTAATGATTTTAATACCCGCAGCCCTTGTCGCTAAACAACCTGATTTGGGGACTGCCATCATGATTGTTGCCAGTGGTGTTCTGATGCTTTTTATTGCCGGGGTGCCAAAGCGAGTCTTTATCATTTCTGGCGGTGCTATTCTGGCCCTCATCCCGGTTGCTTGGAATTTTTTACATACCTATCAAAAAAAGCGCGTTCTCACATTTTTAAACCCTGAACGAGATCCCTTTGGAGCCGGCTATCATATTATGCAATCAAAAATAGCTCTGGGGTCAGGGGGAATTTTTGGCAAAGGGTTTATGGCTGGCACACAAAGTCATCTCAATTTCTTGCCAGAAAAACAAACCGACTTTATTTTCACGCTCTTTGCTGAAGAGTTTGGATTTGTTGGGAGTTTGGTGCTCCTTTCTGGGTATTTCATGCTGATTATTACAGGTATTTATGTTGGCCTTCGCTGTCAGAGCTCATTTTGTCGACTAATGGCGGTGGGCCTGAGTGGAACTATTTTCTTATATGTTTTTATTAACATTGCCATGGTTATTGGGTTATTACCCGTTGTTGGCGTTCCTCTTCCTTTTATATCTTATGGGGGGACAGCCATGTGGACACTTCTCATTTCCCTCGGGTTTATTATCAATGCTGATATAAACAAGGATCAAAGGCTACAGCGCTACTATTGA
- the mrdA gene encoding penicillin-binding protein 2 encodes MAKGSIESFSTRVVVLIGLMSLCFMVLAVRLYYLQVYKRDHYTMLSDKNRIQTTPIKPQRGKILDRHGAVLALNKPKYHAVLDRRKNKNLSETLEKISQLITLSEEESEALIEKADKIPKYIPLEIKRNLSWEELSILEINSFTIPGLEVIKSDERFYPHNKSLSHVLGYVSKPNQEEVSKNILLSVPGVVIGKSGIERSYDEDLRGDFGQLETENNALGQKIRTLSKEPSLPGEDISLTIDLPLQNHIYDVLKDYKSAAAIVMDVHTGEILALVSIPGFDPNVFTKGISSKDWQELLREESHPLVNKVISGLYSPGSLIKVFIAYALLKNPHIGSTYKVGCDGKYPVGSHTFHCWNKGGHGSTNLLKAIVQSCDIFFYKATQLLGIDKLIQTLSDFKFGHLIGIDLDPEKSGLLPSPEWKRKLYQQPWWLGDTINLSIGQGALLATPLQWVYAISMIANGGHDIQPHLRKSDTIAPQHTKITEDNTQFLQKALDQTVNSSSGTGRRARLNIADFRIAGKTSTSQVKRITLKERQQGIRSVNDTPWHLRDNAIFTGYAPAHNPKYALALIIEHGGWGGRTTGPVVKNIFQYIYHNLYKKSHVIS; translated from the coding sequence ATGGCTAAAGGGTCGATTGAGTCTTTTTCAACACGCGTTGTTGTTTTAATCGGTTTAATGTCTCTCTGTTTTATGGTTTTAGCTGTCCGGCTTTATTATCTGCAGGTGTACAAAAGGGATCACTATACAATGCTTTCGGATAAGAATCGCATTCAGACAACGCCAATCAAGCCCCAAAGGGGTAAAATACTGGATCGTCATGGCGCCGTTCTTGCTTTAAACAAACCTAAATATCACGCTGTTCTTGATCGGCGCAAAAATAAAAACCTCTCCGAAACTCTAGAAAAAATCAGTCAACTGATTACGCTCTCAGAAGAAGAGAGTGAAGCCCTCATAGAAAAAGCCGATAAAATTCCAAAATATATTCCCCTTGAAATCAAAAGAAACTTGTCATGGGAAGAACTATCCATTCTTGAAATCAATAGTTTTACGATCCCTGGGCTCGAGGTTATCAAAAGTGATGAGCGGTTTTACCCCCATAATAAATCTCTCAGCCATGTTCTCGGATATGTGAGCAAGCCCAATCAAGAGGAAGTTTCTAAAAATATTCTTCTTTCTGTTCCCGGGGTGGTCATTGGAAAAAGTGGTATTGAACGCTCCTATGACGAAGATCTGCGCGGAGATTTTGGCCAATTAGAAACAGAAAACAATGCCCTTGGTCAAAAAATTCGCACTCTCTCCAAAGAGCCATCTCTTCCTGGAGAGGATATCTCTCTTACAATAGACCTTCCTTTACAAAATCATATTTATGATGTGCTCAAAGACTATAAAAGTGCCGCTGCCATCGTCATGGATGTTCATACCGGAGAGATTCTTGCCCTTGTTTCAATCCCTGGCTTTGATCCCAATGTGTTTACAAAAGGGATTTCATCAAAAGACTGGCAAGAACTTCTGAGAGAAGAAAGTCATCCTCTCGTTAATAAAGTTATTTCAGGCTTATATAGTCCAGGGTCTCTCATTAAAGTCTTCATTGCGTATGCTCTCCTGAAAAACCCACATATTGGATCCACGTATAAAGTAGGGTGTGATGGTAAATACCCTGTAGGATCACACACTTTTCACTGCTGGAACAAAGGTGGCCACGGATCAACAAATTTACTCAAAGCCATTGTCCAGTCTTGTGATATCTTTTTTTATAAAGCAACTCAACTTTTAGGGATCGACAAACTTATTCAAACCCTCTCTGATTTTAAATTTGGGCACTTAATAGGCATTGATCTAGATCCCGAAAAATCTGGTCTACTGCCCTCTCCTGAGTGGAAAAGAAAACTGTATCAACAGCCGTGGTGGCTCGGGGATACCATCAACTTATCCATTGGTCAAGGAGCGCTTCTTGCAACCCCACTTCAATGGGTTTATGCTATCTCAATGATTGCCAATGGTGGTCATGATATTCAACCTCATCTCAGAAAAAGTGATACTATTGCGCCACAGCACACAAAAATCACAGAAGATAACACTCAATTTTTACAAAAAGCACTCGATCAAACCGTCAATAGCTCAAGCGGAACGGGTCGACGTGCTCGACTTAATATCGCAGATTTTCGTATCGCCGGCAAAACATCAACCAGCCAAGTCAAGCGAATCACGTTAAAAGAGCGTCAGCAGGGGATTCGCTCTGTCAATGATACACCTTGGCACCTTAGAGATAATGCAATTTTCACTGGCTACGCCCCCGCTCACAACCCCAAATATGCCCTTGCTCTCATCATTGAACATGGCGGTTGGGGGGGGCGCACCACTGGACCTGTGGTCAAAAATATTTTTCAATACATCTATCACAACCTATATAAGAAGAGTCATGTTATTTCATAA
- a CDS encoding rod shape-determining protein (functions in MreBCD complex in some organisms) yields MFFNKITKIFSADMAIDLGTAFTLVYVRGKGIVLNESSVVAMATIDGKNKVLAVGNEAKQMVGRTPGNIRAIRPLKDGVIADFDVTEAMIKHFIQKVHRNSLFARPQIVICVPSGSTTVERRAIQESAESAGGRRVFLIEESMAAAIGAGLPVTEPTGSMIVDIGGGTTEIAVISLGGIVHSRSARIGGDKMDDAIINYIRRKYNLLIGEATAEKIKKEIGSASMKSKENKKMSVKGRDLVAGVPKEITITTHNIAESLSETVSAIIDSVKVALEETAPELSADIVDKGIMLTGGGALLRDLDQVLRDATGLPVSIAEDPLLCVALGTGQALEQMSVLNNVLIKQL; encoded by the coding sequence ATGTTCTTCAACAAAATCACTAAAATTTTTTCAGCCGACATGGCCATCGACCTTGGAACAGCCTTCACGCTTGTATATGTCCGGGGTAAAGGAATCGTTCTTAATGAATCCTCTGTTGTTGCCATGGCCACCATTGATGGCAAAAACAAAGTGCTTGCTGTTGGAAATGAAGCCAAGCAAATGGTTGGCCGGACGCCTGGAAACATTCGGGCCATTCGCCCGTTGAAAGATGGGGTGATCGCTGACTTTGATGTCACGGAAGCCATGATTAAGCACTTTATTCAAAAGGTGCATCGCAATAGCTTATTTGCCCGTCCTCAAATTGTCATCTGTGTGCCTTCAGGGTCAACAACGGTTGAACGTCGTGCGATTCAGGAATCAGCTGAAAGTGCCGGGGGTCGTCGGGTTTTCTTGATTGAAGAGTCCATGGCTGCTGCCATTGGTGCGGGCTTGCCTGTCACTGAGCCCACCGGATCGATGATCGTTGATATTGGCGGTGGTACCACAGAAATCGCTGTTATCTCCCTTGGCGGCATTGTGCACTCGCGCTCTGCCCGTATTGGAGGAGACAAAATGGATGATGCGATCATCAACTATATTCGGCGCAAATACAACTTGCTCATCGGTGAGGCAACGGCTGAAAAAATCAAAAAAGAAATCGGCTCTGCCTCAATGAAGTCAAAAGAAAATAAAAAAATGTCTGTTAAGGGCCGTGACTTGGTCGCTGGGGTTCCCAAAGAAATTACCATCACAACACACAATATTGCTGAAAGCCTGAGTGAAACCGTTTCTGCCATCATAGATTCGGTCAAAGTAGCTCTTGAAGAAACAGCACCAGAGCTCTCTGCCGATATTGTTGATAAAGGAATTATGCTAACCGGTGGGGGCGCGCTCCTACGTGATTTAGATCAAGTCCTCCGGGATGCAACAGGCCTACCGGTTTCAATTGCTGAAGATCCTTTATTATGCGTCGCTCTGGGAACAGGGCAAGCTCTAGAACAAATGAGCGTTCTTAATAACGTATTGATTAAACAGCTGTAA